One segment of Natranaeroarchaeum aerophilus DNA contains the following:
- a CDS encoding cold-shock protein, protein MANGKVDFFNDTGGYGFISTDDGDLDDDEDVFFHMEDVGGEDLTEGTEVEFDIESSPKGPRAANVVRQ, encoded by the coding sequence ATGGCAAACGGTAAGGTTGATTTCTTCAACGACACAGGCGGCTACGGTTTCATTTCGACAGACGACGGCGACCTCGACGACGACGAAGACGTGTTCTTCCACATGGAAGACGTCGGCGGCGAAGACCTCACCGAAGGTACTGAGGTCGAGTTCGACATCGAGTCCTCGCCCAAGGGGCCTCGCGCAGCGAACGTCGTCCGACAATAA
- a CDS encoding PQQ-binding-like beta-propeller repeat protein, translating to MDRRTFLGAATGSFAVGTAGCFGLFSSHDGVALLDTDLANSGWQPSASPPDDVTVVDWLSNTWGQVTQPVVNDGIAYLVSGLRKSQLHAFDVETGDRRWTTELDSYSIEGPIGVTGEHVFAANERGVHAFDRETGEEMWVQGGGYVQGDSQTGVAVTGDVVYAVLSPGPEDPHLFAIDPDTGEERCAREIDGRSPPIVRDGRLYLASRETLYALDTETGETIWALDSDSDIEAVTPAVGPKRVYAVHEEGLIAVDATTGEREWEQSGAYQSSSPALDGDRLYVGVGEGDTGDRSPGLVALDRSSGTIEWQFASDTGAGLLTPVVDDGTVYVAGTDFRLYALDSTTGDRRWVRPTQWTVGTPAIADGTVLASVGGRLLSFSEDGPDALAGHPELDPDADPPAPEYMNHEFYFGTEGYEVAATATAEVVQDEEPPFDATFDVVDEEGQVAIEFTLATTGETTVSLTPTGFRGFAWPFGAIEVQDESTDSTIRLWSDAYESGDNRWDMEPPERPEVTVEPGESATGAYRLTPASHGIQPGRYARELESIPINTGADSHRWLLNVDFELDIEQVAPDTGSPVFDLVVADETDAPAEFDGYLSVEPLEPITDSHPGLVEVTLTGGPEEYGAAAHRSVPWGAYVGRGSDGSRLVLFPADIYAPAHVHAETEGEDGWWRPGFLTYMDKRYGPGGRSVDPAERFSRRYVVVSHPENDGPPSPGSYVFECGYADLDTEFTWGFVLSLVEA from the coding sequence ATGGATCGTCGCACGTTCCTCGGTGCGGCAACCGGCTCGTTCGCTGTCGGCACGGCCGGCTGTTTCGGTCTCTTTTCTTCCCATGATGGCGTCGCGCTGCTTGACACCGACCTCGCCAATAGCGGGTGGCAGCCGTCCGCGTCACCTCCCGACGACGTCACCGTCGTCGACTGGCTCTCGAACACGTGGGGGCAGGTGACACAGCCAGTCGTCAATGACGGTATTGCGTACCTCGTCAGTGGGCTCCGCAAGTCACAACTGCATGCGTTCGACGTCGAGACCGGCGATCGGCGGTGGACGACGGAACTGGATTCCTACTCGATCGAGGGGCCAATCGGCGTGACGGGTGAACACGTTTTCGCCGCCAACGAGCGCGGCGTTCACGCGTTCGACCGGGAGACGGGCGAGGAGATGTGGGTTCAGGGTGGCGGGTACGTGCAGGGCGACAGCCAGACCGGGGTCGCCGTCACGGGCGATGTGGTGTACGCGGTGCTGTCTCCGGGCCCGGAGGACCCTCACCTGTTCGCAATCGATCCGGATACCGGCGAGGAACGCTGTGCCCGCGAAATCGACGGGCGATCGCCGCCGATAGTGCGTGACGGCCGACTCTATCTCGCCAGTCGTGAGACGCTTTATGCGCTCGACACCGAGACCGGCGAGACGATCTGGGCGCTCGATAGCGACTCCGACATCGAGGCTGTCACGCCAGCGGTCGGACCGAAGCGAGTGTACGCAGTCCACGAGGAGGGCCTCATCGCGGTCGATGCGACGACTGGCGAACGCGAGTGGGAACAGTCCGGTGCCTACCAGTCTTCCAGCCCGGCGCTCGACGGGGATCGCCTGTACGTCGGCGTCGGCGAGGGGGACACTGGCGATCGATCGCCCGGTCTCGTCGCACTCGATCGATCGAGCGGCACGATCGAGTGGCAGTTCGCGAGCGACACCGGTGCCGGGTTGCTGACGCCAGTCGTTGATGATGGGACGGTCTACGTCGCCGGTACCGACTTCCGGCTGTACGCGCTCGATAGCACTACTGGCGACCGTCGCTGGGTTCGACCAACACAGTGGACCGTGGGCACACCTGCCATCGCCGACGGCACAGTACTGGCGAGCGTCGGCGGGCGACTGCTGTCGTTCAGCGAGGATGGGCCGGACGCGCTTGCCGGACATCCGGAGCTTGACCCCGACGCCGACCCGCCAGCGCCCGAGTATATGAACCACGAGTTCTACTTCGGCACCGAGGGGTACGAGGTTGCGGCGACGGCGACCGCCGAAGTAGTTCAGGACGAGGAGCCGCCGTTCGACGCCACCTTCGACGTCGTCGACGAGGAAGGGCAGGTAGCGATCGAGTTCACGCTGGCCACGACCGGTGAGACAACTGTCTCACTGACACCGACGGGATTTCGCGGGTTTGCGTGGCCGTTCGGGGCGATCGAGGTACAGGATGAGTCCACTGACTCTACGATCCGTCTCTGGAGCGACGCGTACGAGTCGGGGGATAACAGATGGGACATGGAGCCCCCCGAGCGGCCAGAGGTCACTGTCGAGCCGGGCGAGTCGGCCACCGGAGCGTACAGGCTTACGCCGGCTAGCCACGGTATCCAGCCCGGCCGGTACGCTCGCGAACTCGAAAGCATACCGATCAACACCGGGGCAGACAGCCACCGATGGCTCCTGAACGTCGATTTCGAACTCGATATCGAGCAAGTGGCCCCCGACACGGGATCGCCTGTGTTCGACCTCGTCGTGGCCGACGAGACCGATGCTCCCGCGGAGTTCGACGGCTATCTCTCTGTCGAACCACTTGAACCCATCACCGACAGCCATCCCGGGCTGGTCGAGGTCACTCTCACGGGCGGGCCGGAGGAGTACGGCGCTGCTGCCCATCGGTCGGTGCCGTGGGGGGCCTACGTCGGCCGTGGATCGGACGGGTCACGCCTCGTACTGTTCCCTGCCGACATCTACGCCCCTGCACACGTTCACGCGGAAACCGAGGGCGAGGACGGCTGGTGGCGACCCGGATTTCTCACGTATATGGACAAGAGGTACGGGCCGGGCGGACGCTCGGTCGATCCCGCCGAGAGATTTTCACGGCGATACGTCGTGGTGTCTCACCCCGAAAACGACGGCCCGCCCTCACCCGGTTCGTACGTCTTCGAGTGCGGCTACGCTGATCTGGATACGGAGTTCACCTGGGGCTTTGTGCTGTCGCTTGTCGAGGCCTGA
- a CDS encoding zinc-binding dehydrogenase has protein sequence MQAVQFTDHGGTEVIEYGEYPGPKPGDEEVLIDVKAGALNHLDVWTRRGLPGVDLDMPHVPGSDGAGVVERVGEDVTRFAPGDRVALAAGVYCGECGYCRRGEHSMCVNYRIIGEHLPGIHSERAAVPAANLVPVPEGVDWTTAAAAPLVFQTAWRMLTTRADVSPGENVLVLGASGGVGHAAVQIADYAGATVYATGGSNEKCEYAEEIGAEHAINYERDDFAEEIRDLTGKRGVDVVVDHVGAATWTDSLASLAKGGRLVTCGATTGHAPETNINRIFWNQLSVLGSTMATAGEIDDVLDLVWDGEFEVRIRDRLPMSETARAHELLENREGFGKVVVTPDSELDA, from the coding sequence ATGCAGGCAGTCCAGTTCACCGACCACGGCGGTACCGAGGTCATCGAGTACGGCGAGTACCCCGGGCCCAAACCGGGGGACGAGGAGGTACTGATCGACGTCAAGGCGGGGGCGCTGAACCATCTCGACGTCTGGACGCGCCGCGGGCTCCCGGGGGTCGACCTCGACATGCCACACGTTCCCGGTAGCGACGGTGCAGGCGTCGTCGAGCGGGTCGGCGAGGACGTCACCCGCTTTGCGCCCGGTGACCGGGTTGCGCTCGCGGCGGGCGTCTACTGTGGCGAGTGTGGGTACTGCCGCCGCGGCGAGCACTCGATGTGTGTGAACTACCGGATCATCGGCGAGCACCTGCCGGGGATCCACAGCGAGCGCGCCGCCGTCCCCGCAGCGAATCTCGTGCCAGTACCGGAGGGCGTCGACTGGACGACGGCGGCGGCCGCGCCGCTTGTCTTCCAGACGGCCTGGCGGATGCTCACCACGCGGGCGGACGTCTCGCCGGGCGAGAACGTGCTCGTGCTCGGGGCGAGCGGCGGCGTGGGTCACGCTGCGGTGCAGATCGCCGACTACGCGGGGGCGACCGTGTACGCGACTGGAGGCAGCAACGAGAAATGCGAGTACGCCGAGGAGATCGGCGCGGAGCACGCCATCAACTACGAGCGCGACGACTTCGCCGAGGAGATCAGAGACCTGACCGGCAAGCGGGGCGTGGATGTCGTGGTCGATCACGTCGGCGCGGCGACGTGGACCGATTCGCTGGCGAGCCTGGCGAAGGGCGGTCGGCTGGTCACCTGCGGTGCGACGACCGGCCACGCGCCCGAGACGAACATCAACCGGATCTTCTGGAACCAGCTCTCCGTACTCGGGTCGACGATGGCGACAGCGGGCGAAATCGACGACGTGCTCGACCTCGTCTGGGACGGCGAGTTCGAGGTGCGGATCCGGGATCGACTGCCGATGAGCGAGACGGCCCGGGCCCACGAGCTGCTCGAAAACCGTGAGGGCTTTGGGAAAGTAGTGGTAACTCCTGACAGTGAGCTCGACGCCTGA
- a CDS encoding NUDIX hydrolase, translating into MSTEDADALEHENASQDVIAVDENDEPQGLVNRLDAHTGDGIRHRAFTALIFDGDGNILLAQRAPNKRLWDTHWDGTVASHPVEGQTQKEATRERLEEELGITPDQYSDLRLTDRFEYKRYYENAGLEHEVCAVLQLTLDDTSLAPDEEEVAGLMWVPYERLHEHPEWYRQLRLCPWFEIAMRRDVSQ; encoded by the coding sequence ATGAGCACCGAGGACGCCGACGCGCTCGAACACGAGAACGCCTCGCAGGACGTCATCGCAGTCGACGAAAACGACGAACCGCAGGGGCTGGTGAACCGGCTGGACGCCCACACCGGCGACGGGATCCGCCACCGCGCGTTTACCGCACTGATCTTCGACGGCGACGGCAACATCCTGCTCGCCCAGCGCGCTCCGAACAAGCGCCTCTGGGACACCCACTGGGACGGCACAGTCGCCTCCCACCCTGTCGAGGGCCAGACCCAGAAGGAGGCGACCCGCGAACGCCTCGAAGAGGAACTGGGCATCACCCCCGACCAGTATTCGGACCTGAGACTCACCGACCGGTTCGAGTACAAACGCTACTACGAGAACGCGGGCCTCGAACACGAGGTCTGTGCCGTACTCCAGCTCACGCTGGACGACACCTCGCTCGCCCCCGACGAGGAGGAGGTTGCCGGACTCATGTGGGTCCCCTACGAGCGCCTGCACGAGCATCCGGAGTGGTACCGGCAGCTGCGTCTCTGCCCGTGGTTCGAGATTGCGATGCGCCGGGACGTGAGCCAGTAG
- a CDS encoding Lrp/AsnC family transcriptional regulator, with amino-acid sequence MDDLDRSILDVLRRDARTPYTEIAQQVDTSEGTVRNRVERMTDDGVIERFTVTTRTGNVKAMIEVSVAVDVDTTAVSERMTDWNEVDFVWQVSGEEDIVLVVDAADTQDLNELITKARELDDVVSTETRLILDEQLG; translated from the coding sequence ATGGACGACCTCGATCGGTCGATACTGGATGTCCTGCGGCGCGACGCCCGGACGCCGTACACCGAGATCGCCCAGCAGGTCGACACCTCGGAGGGGACCGTCAGGAACCGCGTCGAACGGATGACCGACGACGGCGTCATCGAGCGCTTTACCGTCACAACGCGCACGGGGAACGTCAAAGCGATGATCGAGGTCAGCGTTGCGGTCGACGTCGACACCACCGCCGTCTCCGAGCGCATGACCGACTGGAACGAGGTCGACTTCGTCTGGCAGGTCAGCGGCGAGGAAGATATCGTGCTGGTCGTCGACGCTGCGGACACACAGGACCTCAACGAACTGATCACGAAAGCCCGCGAGCTTGACGACGTCGTGAGCACCGAGACGCGCCTGATTCTGGACGAGCAGCTGGGATAG
- the carA gene encoding glutamine-hydrolyzing carbamoyl-phosphate synthase small subunit, whose translation MDAYVALEGGHVVEARGRVPGSTPGELVFTTAYTGYEESLTDPSYEEQVLTFSYPLIGNYGVREERFESGRVHPNAVVARELTEDVVEWLDEEGVPAVDHLDTRDLVTDIREEGAMKCGIAVGEDVTEQDALDELAACKGMSEHTDIGAQVSVDEPDFSAGAEDGVDAHVTLIDCGHKGSIVDSLNARGADVEILPYDATIEDVAETEPDVLFISNGPGDPANFEETVELVDHYAGEVPLAGICLGQQIVALALGGSTAKMDFGHRGVNQPVMDVRTNRVVMTTQNHGYTVADPGENLEVTQFNVNDDTPEGLDNDELEIITRQYHPEANPGPNDSLDFFDDVLAMADPAADPVIADD comes from the coding sequence ATGGATGCCTACGTAGCACTGGAAGGCGGCCATGTGGTCGAAGCCCGTGGTCGTGTTCCTGGAAGCACACCCGGCGAACTCGTTTTCACGACAGCATACACGGGCTACGAGGAGAGCCTGACCGACCCCTCCTACGAGGAGCAGGTACTCACCTTCTCGTACCCGCTGATCGGCAACTACGGCGTCCGGGAAGAGCGCTTCGAGTCCGGGCGCGTCCACCCGAACGCAGTCGTCGCCCGCGAGTTGACCGAGGATGTCGTCGAGTGGCTCGACGAGGAGGGCGTGCCCGCGGTCGACCATCTGGACACCCGCGACCTCGTGACCGACATCCGCGAGGAGGGCGCGATGAAGTGTGGCATCGCCGTTGGCGAGGACGTCACCGAGCAGGACGCGCTCGACGAACTCGCGGCCTGCAAGGGGATGAGCGAACACACGGATATCGGCGCACAGGTCAGTGTCGACGAGCCCGACTTCAGCGCCGGAGCGGAGGACGGCGTGGACGCCCACGTGACACTGATCGACTGTGGGCACAAGGGCTCGATCGTCGACTCCCTGAACGCCCGCGGTGCCGACGTCGAGATTCTCCCCTACGACGCAACGATCGAGGACGTCGCCGAGACAGAGCCCGACGTTCTGTTTATCTCGAACGGGCCCGGCGACCCTGCGAACTTCGAGGAGACCGTCGAACTGGTCGACCACTACGCCGGCGAAGTCCCACTCGCCGGGATCTGTCTCGGCCAGCAGATCGTCGCGCTCGCGCTGGGCGGTTCGACCGCAAAGATGGACTTCGGTCACCGCGGCGTCAACCAGCCCGTCATGGACGTCCGCACGAATCGCGTCGTCATGACGACGCAGAACCACGGCTACACCGTCGCCGACCCCGGCGAGAACCTCGAAGTGACCCAGTTCAACGTCAACGACGACACCCCCGAGGGGCTGGACAACGACGAACTGGAGATCATCACGCGCCAGTACCACCCCGAGGCCAACCCCGGTCCGAACGACTCGCTCGACTTCTTCGACGACGTGCTCGCGATGGCTGACCCGGCCGCCGATCCGGTCATCGCCGACGACTAG
- a CDS encoding ABC transporter ATP-binding protein, whose product MANVKLENITKRYEDVTAVDNMNLDVEHGEFITLVGPSGCGKSTTMETIAGLTLPTEGTIEIGGRDVTNLPPKDRGISMVFQNIALFPHMDVYDNISFGLRLRKYDQEEVDRRVEEAADIVQLEGMMDRMPSEMSGGQRQRVAIARAIVRDPDVFLMDEPLANLDAELKVHMRTQLQRLHKKLDTTIIYVTHDQAQAMTMSNRIAVIDAGELQQVAAPLECYNNPNNLFVAGFIGSPAMNFENGEITEDGFTSKHITVDFDPAAHGVDVGQQVTLGVRPEDVHLERDQSSAAAATRTFNVVTDVLEPMGDELFVYLLMARDVEASAEGRGEGQLLMNLGPDEDIDEDQDISVVFDREKIHLFDTNTGDAIVHGLQPKSVPEP is encoded by the coding sequence ATGGCAAACGTCAAACTCGAAAACATTACGAAACGGTACGAAGACGTAACGGCGGTCGACAACATGAACCTCGATGTCGAGCACGGCGAGTTTATCACACTCGTCGGGCCCTCGGGCTGTGGCAAGTCGACCACGATGGAAACGATCGCGGGACTGACCCTCCCCACCGAAGGGACCATCGAGATCGGCGGGCGCGACGTCACGAACCTGCCGCCGAAGGATCGGGGCATCTCGATGGTGTTCCAGAACATCGCGCTGTTCCCGCACATGGACGTGTACGACAACATCTCCTTCGGGCTTCGGCTCCGCAAGTACGACCAGGAGGAGGTCGACCGGCGCGTCGAGGAGGCCGCCGACATTGTCCAGCTCGAGGGGATGATGGACCGGATGCCCTCGGAGATGTCCGGCGGACAGCGCCAGCGCGTCGCCATCGCCCGCGCGATCGTCCGCGACCCGGACGTGTTCCTGATGGACGAGCCGCTGGCGAACCTGGACGCGGAGCTCAAAGTCCACATGCGGACGCAGCTCCAGCGCCTGCACAAAAAACTCGACACGACGATCATCTACGTCACCCACGACCAGGCACAGGCGATGACGATGTCCAATCGGATCGCCGTGATCGACGCGGGCGAGCTCCAGCAGGTCGCGGCCCCCCTGGAGTGTTACAACAACCCGAACAACCTCTTTGTCGCCGGCTTTATCGGCTCACCGGCGATGAACTTCGAGAACGGAGAGATCACCGAGGACGGCTTTACCTCCAAGCACATAACAGTCGATTTCGATCCGGCCGCACACGGCGTCGATGTCGGCCAGCAGGTCACACTCGGCGTCCGTCCGGAGGACGTCCACCTCGAACGCGACCAGTCGAGCGCCGCCGCGGCAACCCGTACGTTCAACGTCGTCACCGACGTGCTCGAACCGATGGGCGACGAGCTGTTCGTCTACCTGCTGATGGCACGCGACGTCGAGGCCAGCGCCGAAGGCCGCGGTGAGGGCCAGCTCCTGATGAATCTCGGTCCGGACGAGGATATCGACGAGGACCAGGATATCTCGGTCGTCTTCGACCGCGAGAAAATCCACCTGTTCGATACGAACACCGGCGACGCCATCGTCCACGGGCTCCAGCCGAAATCGGTGCCCGAGCCGTAG
- a CDS encoding carbohydrate ABC transporter permease yields MSTEDEHPDLAAQQTATDEPEIDRGLIEGWAARMISNPDRAYKIAFYTFTIAFLVTTLFPFYWLFMLALTPSGQFGRDSIILTPGGFDPSLLAEGDLTMGTNPGAFIDIFTTVPFHRFVFNSFLIATIGTVLVLFVASLAGYVFGRLQFRGKTPLLLTVLIVSFFPPAAFFVPLNRLFNRNFDVLAPIIADGSLYNHPSSIIIPVSALYLPLAIFILMVFYAQIPDGLEDAARVEGTTRLGALFRVIVPLSAPGVATAGVLSFITIYNEYFFSSLMTDGRPENWAPMLEGVLRFQGQYETLFNLMAASSIVAVLPIAILVIVAQEKIVSGLTQGAVKE; encoded by the coding sequence ATGAGCACTGAAGACGAACATCCAGACCTCGCCGCACAGCAAACGGCCACCGATGAACCCGAGATAGATCGTGGGCTCATCGAGGGGTGGGCCGCCCGGATGATCAGTAATCCGGACCGAGCCTACAAGATAGCGTTTTACACCTTCACGATAGCGTTCCTCGTGACCACACTGTTCCCCTTCTACTGGCTGTTCATGCTCGCGCTGACGCCGAGCGGCCAGTTCGGTCGCGACAGCATCATCCTTACTCCCGGCGGGTTCGATCCCTCGTTGCTCGCCGAGGGCGATCTCACGATGGGGACGAACCCAGGTGCGTTCATCGATATATTCACCACTGTCCCGTTCCACCGGTTCGTGTTCAACAGCTTCCTGATCGCGACGATCGGGACGGTACTCGTCCTCTTCGTCGCGTCGCTTGCGGGGTACGTCTTCGGACGGCTCCAGTTCCGCGGGAAGACACCGTTACTGCTGACCGTGCTGATCGTCTCCTTCTTCCCGCCAGCGGCCTTTTTCGTGCCGCTGAACCGGCTATTCAACCGGAACTTCGACGTTCTCGCACCGATCATCGCCGACGGATCGCTGTACAACCACCCCTCGTCGATCATCATTCCGGTGTCGGCGCTGTACCTCCCGCTTGCCATCTTCATCCTGATGGTGTTCTACGCACAGATTCCGGACGGTCTGGAGGATGCCGCCCGCGTCGAGGGAACAACACGACTCGGCGCGCTGTTCCGCGTCATCGTTCCCCTGTCAGCACCCGGCGTCGCAACCGCTGGCGTGCTATCTTTCATCACCATCTACAACGAGTACTTCTTCTCCTCGTTGATGACCGACGGCCGCCCCGAAAACTGGGCACCGATGCTTGAAGGTGTGTTGCGGTTCCAGGGCCAGTACGAAACCCTGTTCAACCTGATGGCGGCGTCGAGCATCGTCGCAGTGTTGCCGATCGCCATTCTGGTGATCGTCGCACAGGAAAAGATCGTGAGTGGACTCACACAGGGAGCAGTCAAGGAGTAA
- a CDS encoding carbohydrate ABC transporter permease, translated as MSTEQQSDEGSRLLMRPLNWLETQTEAVYAYFLLAPAFALLGVVAFYPLIQTFRFSLLEDQTAAAEAFGGFVGLDNYIAVLTGNARVPRQFIDITTTSGFPFLEMGSPFLRQALFVTLAFVIISVFFETLIGFGQALVLDKDFKGNRWVRVAVIIPWAVPIVIQGMIFFLIFNPNVGFGSDLMQGLGLFGSNPLANTRDSFIIVTVADIWKTAAFMALLILAGLQSIDRSLYDVAKVSGATPWQRFKYITLPLVAPALIVAMLFRTMDAMRIYGLIDSSVGCSTVPSMTCLVIISLDQTRRWATASTVAFLTAVVIALFVLVYLIFLRDSGGEL; from the coding sequence ATGTCAACAGAACAACAATCTGACGAGGGGTCACGGCTCCTGATGCGGCCACTCAACTGGCTCGAAACGCAGACCGAGGCGGTGTACGCATACTTCCTGCTTGCACCGGCGTTCGCGCTGCTCGGGGTGGTTGCGTTCTACCCGCTGATTCAGACGTTTCGGTTCTCGTTGCTCGAGGACCAGACGGCTGCGGCCGAGGCGTTCGGCGGGTTCGTCGGGCTCGACAACTACATAGCCGTACTGACGGGGAACGCACGAGTACCCAGACAGTTCATCGATATCACGACGACGAGCGGGTTCCCGTTCCTGGAAATGGGCTCGCCGTTCCTGCGGCAGGCACTGTTTGTCACGCTCGCGTTCGTGATCATCAGCGTCTTCTTCGAGACGCTTATCGGCTTCGGACAGGCACTCGTACTCGACAAGGACTTCAAAGGCAACCGGTGGGTCCGCGTCGCGGTCATCATCCCGTGGGCCGTTCCGATCGTCATTCAGGGGATGATCTTCTTCCTGATCTTCAACCCGAACGTCGGCTTTGGCTCGGATCTCATGCAGGGACTCGGCCTCTTCGGATCGAACCCCCTTGCGAACACGCGTGACTCGTTCATCATCGTCACCGTCGCCGACATCTGGAAGACAGCGGCGTTCATGGCGTTGCTGATCCTCGCCGGACTCCAGAGCATCGATCGCTCGCTGTACGACGTCGCAAAGGTATCCGGTGCGACGCCGTGGCAGCGATTCAAATACATTACCCTGCCACTGGTCGCGCCCGCGCTGATCGTCGCAATGCTGTTCCGGACGATGGACGCGATGCGAATCTACGGACTGATCGACTCCAGTGTCGGCTGCTCGACCGTCCCGTCGATGACCTGCCTCGTGATCATCTCGCTGGACCAGACCAGACGCTGGGCGACAGCCTCCACGGTGGCGTTCCTGACTGCCGTCGTGATCGCGCTGTTCGTCCTCGTCTACCTGATCTTCCTGCGGGACTCCGGAGGTGAGCTATAA
- a CDS encoding extracellular solute-binding protein, producing MVENDPTTDRKLSGVSRRRFLQATGAAGAAMGVAGCLGDDFDGIEISADDQIADVEDVIQESLWDAGLDEDIEIRILPGDFETDSRLADYQSALDAGRGSPDIFMMDSGWAMPFIIREQVLNLENELSDDTLDYVKNDYLPATVDTASDPETGDLHGLPFFPDYPMMNYRKDLVEEAGYDPEGEDWSTTPMSWQEFAEVVEDVWEYHGGPDGDYDYGFTTQAQAYEGLSCCTFNETMTSFGGAYFGDHENLFGPTGDRPVTVDDEPMYETIRMMRSFMYGPDADDAHPDYPQISNSDLVEFGEEEARGPFTGGNAIFMRNWPYIIPIHADEGEGEIGTMPLPYGVEEGESEYEGAGGPSHALGGWMLTVNPNSDATDDAVQVLEAFANESVMLTVFEEQGNLPPDPEVLANADPDAVGAMGPHLDTLAFVGENSVPRPVTDLWPEQSSLIYQEVHDAYTGEKTPEDAMADLQGQLEDSEQ from the coding sequence ATGGTTGAAAACGATCCGACCACTGACCGAAAGCTGAGTGGCGTTTCCAGACGGCGGTTCCTGCAAGCCACAGGAGCTGCGGGCGCGGCAATGGGCGTCGCTGGCTGCCTCGGGGACGACTTCGACGGAATCGAGATCTCCGCAGACGACCAAATCGCGGATGTCGAGGACGTGATTCAGGAGTCACTCTGGGATGCTGGACTGGACGAGGATATCGAGATCCGGATCCTGCCGGGCGACTTCGAGACGGATTCACGACTGGCCGACTACCAGAGCGCGCTCGATGCAGGACGTGGCAGCCCGGATATCTTCATGATGGACTCGGGATGGGCAATGCCCTTTATTATCCGAGAACAGGTTCTCAACCTGGAGAACGAGCTCTCGGACGACACCCTCGATTACGTCAAAAACGATTACCTGCCGGCGACGGTCGACACTGCGAGCGATCCGGAGACCGGTGACCTGCACGGGCTCCCGTTCTTCCCGGACTACCCGATGATGAACTACCGGAAGGATCTGGTCGAGGAGGCTGGCTACGATCCCGAGGGGGAAGACTGGTCGACGACACCCATGTCCTGGCAGGAGTTCGCCGAGGTCGTCGAGGACGTCTGGGAGTACCACGGCGGTCCGGATGGCGACTACGACTACGGCTTCACGACGCAGGCACAGGCGTACGAAGGCCTCTCCTGTTGTACGTTCAACGAGACGATGACCTCCTTCGGCGGCGCGTACTTCGGCGATCACGAGAACCTCTTCGGTCCGACCGGTGACCGACCGGTCACCGTCGACGACGAGCCGATGTACGAGACCATCCGGATGATGCGCTCGTTCATGTACGGTCCGGACGCCGACGATGCGCACCCGGACTATCCCCAGATCTCCAACAGCGATCTCGTCGAGTTCGGCGAGGAGGAGGCCCGTGGGCCATTTACAGGTGGGAACGCGATCTTCATGCGGAACTGGCCGTACATCATCCCGATCCACGCCGACGAGGGCGAGGGCGAGATCGGCACGATGCCGCTTCCGTACGGCGTCGAAGAGGGCGAGTCCGAGTACGAAGGCGCGGGCGGCCCCTCGCACGCGCTGGGTGGCTGGATGCTGACGGTCAATCCGAACTCCGATGCCACCGACGATGCGGTGCAGGTGCTCGAAGCCTTCGCCAACGAGAGCGTGATGCTCACAGTCTTCGAGGAGCAGGGCAACCTGCCACCGGACCCGGAAGTGCTCGCCAACGCGGACCCGGACGCAGTCGGCGCGATGGGCCCGCATCTCGACACGCTCGCGTTTGTCGGCGAGAACTCGGTTCCACGTCCCGTCACCGACCTCTGGCCGGAGCAATCCTCGCTCATCTACCAGGAGGTCCACGACGCATACACCGGAGAGAAGACCCCCGAGGATGCGATGGCCGACCTGCAGGGTCAGCTTGAAGACTCCGAACAGTAG